Proteins encoded in a region of the Halostella limicola genome:
- a CDS encoding PAS domain S-box protein, protein MHHESDVLYVRQKGDASAVEFPDGAIVHAASSVAAARERLEGLDVDCAVCESELGAEDGLDAVAAVSEQAPEVPVLLVADEADGAEAAAATRRGVAEYVPRDALGGDETVADRVAAVADRASSVVGRGADPSDRERVLSDLLSVSNSFIEAESREAVADRVATATADVLGFETNAVFLRDAAAERLEPAAVTEATRDLVGDLSGYDAGEGHVGEAFATGEARTIDDAGDGPIRSLLLLPLGRHGVLSIGARSTAAFDEADRRTAKLLTTGATAALDRTSRVERIERLHRRTRAMMRAESREETCAILRDAARDVLGHRLVGVHLFDPDSERLAPVVWTDEVEAAAGAPPAFDRGQGLVWAAYRSGEPKVYHDLRGRETHNPESPFVSELHLPLGEHGVLLFSEPEPNAFDTTDLQLARLLAANAAAALERIDRQRELERFETVFENAGDMLFIVDGDGRLTNVTQPLADRLGRDRADLVGQHASEICGEKGVAAAEDLVRTMVAADDPEGATYESTMPTATGDEFPVEIELSLLPADDGFEGAVGTVRDRSELERARTRLEEERNRFEFLFDNIPDAVVEVRFRDGEPIVQSVNPAFADVFGYDPAAIIGESLNDHILLPEQRGDARALDDEAREKGVVRREIRRLTADGPRQFLFRGLPYRDEDENLYGFGIYTDITDRQMRHRQLQVLNRVLRHNLRNDLNLVVGYAEQIADAATKETVADYVDALTTTVEELVALSNKAREAEDVLEAETDSSWVDASAVAADAVARYRRRYGDAVIDFDGPIETRVAGDERLTVAVENLLENAIEHHPASGDDGAPRVRVSIDDAVDGRVALRIADDGAGIPEHEREVVTGEAEITPLQHASGLGLWLVAWIVDAYGGDVEFGESDLGGAVVSLYLPRI, encoded by the coding sequence GTGCATCACGAATCCGACGTGTTGTACGTTCGTCAAAAGGGCGACGCGTCGGCCGTCGAGTTCCCCGACGGCGCGATCGTCCACGCCGCGTCGTCGGTCGCGGCCGCCCGCGAGCGCCTGGAGGGCCTCGACGTGGACTGCGCGGTCTGCGAGTCGGAGTTAGGGGCGGAGGACGGCCTCGACGCCGTCGCCGCCGTCAGCGAGCAGGCCCCGGAGGTCCCCGTCCTGCTGGTGGCCGACGAGGCGGACGGCGCGGAGGCGGCCGCGGCGACGCGCCGCGGCGTGGCGGAGTACGTCCCGCGAGACGCGCTCGGTGGCGACGAGACCGTGGCCGACCGCGTCGCCGCCGTCGCGGACCGGGCGTCGTCGGTGGTCGGGCGCGGCGCCGACCCCTCCGATCGCGAGCGGGTCCTCTCGGACCTGCTCTCTGTCAGCAACTCGTTCATCGAGGCGGAGTCACGCGAGGCCGTCGCCGACCGCGTCGCGACGGCGACCGCCGACGTCCTCGGGTTCGAGACCAACGCGGTGTTCCTGCGCGACGCGGCGGCCGAACGGCTCGAACCCGCCGCCGTCACGGAGGCGACCCGCGACCTCGTCGGCGACCTCTCCGGGTACGACGCGGGCGAGGGCCACGTCGGCGAGGCGTTCGCGACCGGCGAGGCGCGGACGATCGACGACGCGGGCGACGGGCCGATCCGGTCGCTGCTGTTGCTCCCGCTCGGGAGACACGGCGTCCTGAGCATCGGCGCGCGCTCGACCGCGGCGTTCGACGAGGCGGACCGACGGACGGCGAAGCTGCTCACGACCGGCGCCACGGCGGCGCTCGACCGGACGAGCCGGGTCGAGCGGATCGAGCGCCTCCACCGCCGGACGCGGGCGATGATGCGAGCCGAGAGCCGCGAGGAGACCTGCGCCATCCTGCGCGACGCCGCCCGGGACGTCCTCGGCCACCGGCTGGTCGGCGTCCACCTGTTCGACCCGGACTCCGAGCGGCTCGCACCCGTCGTCTGGACCGACGAGGTCGAAGCCGCGGCCGGTGCGCCGCCCGCGTTCGACCGCGGCCAGGGACTGGTGTGGGCGGCGTACCGCTCCGGGGAGCCGAAGGTATACCACGACCTCCGCGGGCGGGAGACGCACAATCCGGAGAGCCCGTTCGTGAGCGAGCTCCACCTGCCGCTCGGCGAGCACGGCGTCCTCCTCTTCAGCGAGCCCGAGCCGAACGCCTTCGACACGACCGACCTGCAACTGGCCCGCCTGCTCGCCGCGAATGCCGCGGCCGCGCTCGAACGGATCGACCGCCAGCGCGAACTGGAGCGGTTCGAGACCGTCTTCGAGAACGCGGGGGACATGCTGTTCATCGTCGACGGGGACGGCCGCCTCACGAACGTGACCCAGCCCCTCGCCGACCGACTGGGGAGGGACCGGGCGGACCTGGTCGGGCAGCACGCGAGCGAGATCTGCGGCGAGAAGGGCGTCGCGGCGGCCGAGGACCTCGTCCGGACGATGGTCGCGGCGGACGATCCCGAGGGCGCGACCTACGAGAGCACGATGCCGACCGCGACCGGGGACGAGTTCCCGGTGGAGATAGAGCTCTCCCTGCTCCCGGCGGACGACGGGTTCGAGGGGGCCGTCGGCACGGTCCGGGACCGCTCGGAGCTCGAACGGGCGCGGACCCGCCTCGAGGAGGAGCGCAACCGGTTCGAGTTCCTGTTCGACAACATCCCGGACGCGGTCGTCGAGGTCCGGTTCCGGGACGGCGAGCCGATCGTCCAGTCGGTCAACCCGGCGTTCGCCGACGTATTCGGGTACGACCCCGCAGCGATCATCGGCGAGTCGCTCAACGATCACATCCTGCTCCCCGAGCAGCGAGGGGACGCGCGGGCGCTCGACGACGAGGCGCGGGAGAAGGGCGTAGTCCGGCGCGAGATCCGACGCCTCACCGCCGACGGCCCCCGCCAGTTCCTGTTTCGCGGCCTGCCGTACCGCGACGAGGACGAGAACCTGTACGGGTTCGGCATCTACACGGACATCACCGACCGGCAGATGCGCCACCGGCAGCTCCAAGTGCTGAACCGCGTCCTGCGACACAACCTCCGCAACGACCTGAACCTCGTCGTCGGGTACGCGGAGCAGATCGCCGACGCGGCGACGAAAGAGACCGTCGCCGACTACGTCGACGCGCTGACCACGACCGTCGAGGAGCTCGTCGCGCTCTCGAACAAGGCGCGGGAGGCCGAGGACGTGCTGGAGGCGGAGACGGACTCGTCGTGGGTCGACGCGAGCGCCGTCGCCGCGGACGCCGTCGCGCGGTACCGGCGGCGGTACGGCGACGCGGTCATCGATTTCGACGGCCCGATCGAGACCCGCGTCGCCGGCGACGAGCGCCTCACCGTCGCCGTGGAGAACCTGCTCGAGAACGCGATCGAGCACCACCCCGCGTCCGGCGACGACGGGGCCCCGCGCGTCCGCGTGTCGATCGACGACGCGGTGGACGGCCGGGTCGCGCTCCGGATCGCCGACGACGGCGCCGGCATCCCGGAGCACGAGCGGGAGGTCGTCACAGGCGAGGCGGAGATCACGCCGCTACAGCACGCGAGCGGTCTCGGGCTGTGGCTCGTCGCATGGATCGTCGACGCCTACGGCGGGGACGTCGAGTTCGGGGAGAGCGACCTCGGCGGGGCCGTGGTGTCGCTGTACCTGCCGCGGATCTAG
- a CDS encoding amino acid-binding protein, giving the protein MFDEIMEKFEGSPSQQAVIRLLLERGFSVNDEGRVVSGGIEIPNTGIAREIDVDRRVVDSTTDAILADDELRRIFQNISAIPSLMDLAPVLDLTVLTVAPTDAEREGIVAEVTGRIADRGISIRQTISEDPEFTDEPRLYLVTDGELPGDLINEISDMEFVRKIELQ; this is encoded by the coding sequence ATGTTCGACGAGATCATGGAGAAGTTCGAGGGCTCGCCGAGCCAGCAGGCCGTGATCCGCCTGCTGCTCGAGCGCGGCTTCTCCGTCAACGACGAGGGTCGGGTCGTCTCCGGCGGGATCGAGATCCCGAACACCGGGATCGCCCGCGAGATCGACGTCGACCGTCGCGTCGTCGACTCCACGACCGACGCCATCCTCGCCGACGACGAGCTCCGCCGCATCTTCCAGAACATCTCCGCCATCCCGAGCCTGATGGACCTCGCGCCGGTGCTCGACCTCACGGTCCTGACGGTCGCGCCGACGGACGCCGAGCGCGAGGGGATCGTCGCCGAGGTCACCGGCCGCATCGCCGACCGCGGCATCTCCATCCGGCAGACGATAAGCGAGGACCCCGAGTTCACCGACGAGCCCCGCCTCTACCTCGTCACCGACGGGGAACTGCCGGGCGACCTGATAAACGAGATCAGCGACATGGAGTTCGTCCGGAAGATCGAGTTGCAGTGA
- the hisA gene encoding 1-(5-phosphoribosyl)-5-[(5-phosphoribosylamino)methylideneamino]imidazole-4-carboxamide isomerase produces the protein MNPFPEFSVVPAVDVQDGEVVQLVQGERGTEKRYGDPVESAERWVDQGAETLHLVDLDGAFEGERVNAEAIGRVLDAVDVDVQLGGGIRTVDDATDLLERGVDRVILGTAAVENPDIVAEISESHPGSVTVSLDAKDGEVVVSGWTEGTGLDPAAAAERYEDLGAGAILFTDVDVEGRLEGVQTDPVRRIAEAVDIPVVASGGVATIDDVRALRDAGAAAVVVGSALYEGRFTLREANEAVDR, from the coding sequence ATGAACCCCTTCCCCGAGTTCTCGGTCGTCCCGGCGGTCGACGTACAGGACGGCGAGGTGGTCCAGCTCGTGCAGGGCGAGCGCGGCACGGAGAAGCGCTACGGCGACCCCGTCGAGTCCGCGGAGCGCTGGGTCGACCAGGGCGCCGAGACGCTCCATCTGGTCGACCTCGACGGCGCGTTCGAGGGCGAGCGCGTGAACGCCGAGGCTATCGGGCGCGTGCTGGACGCCGTCGACGTCGACGTGCAACTCGGCGGCGGCATCCGCACCGTCGACGACGCCACCGACCTGCTGGAGCGCGGCGTCGACCGCGTCATCCTCGGCACGGCCGCCGTCGAGAACCCCGATATCGTCGCCGAGATCAGCGAGTCTCACCCCGGCTCGGTGACGGTGAGCCTCGACGCCAAGGACGGCGAAGTGGTCGTCTCCGGCTGGACCGAGGGGACCGGCCTCGACCCCGCCGCGGCGGCCGAGCGCTACGAGGACCTCGGCGCCGGCGCGATCCTGTTCACGGACGTGGACGTGGAGGGGCGACTGGAGGGCGTCCAGACCGACCCCGTCCGGCGGATCGCGGAGGCCGTCGACATCCCAGTGGTCGCCAGCGGCGGCGTCGCGACCATCGACGACGTGCGCGCGCTGCGCGACGCGGGCGCGGCAGCGGTCGTCGTCGGCAGCGCGCTGTACGAGGGCCGGTTCACGCTCCGGGAGGCGAACGAGGCCGTCGACAGGTGA
- a CDS encoding IMPACT family protein has translation MTAETYRTVAERASAAFEVQGSEFIGHVTPVADVAEAEVFVEEVREEYADATHNVPAYRVRADPFREWSSDDGEPTGSAGKPALNVLQQNDVENVAVVVTRYYGGTNLGVGGLARAYSRAVKDVLDEAGVVEREPHETVAVTVDYDDSGTVRGLLESAGVEFDADYAERVRFEARVPVAEADDLRDRIRSATSGRADP, from the coding sequence ATGACCGCCGAAACGTACCGCACCGTCGCCGAGCGGGCCAGCGCCGCCTTCGAGGTGCAGGGCTCGGAGTTCATCGGCCACGTCACCCCCGTCGCGGACGTGGCCGAGGCGGAGGTCTTCGTCGAGGAGGTGCGCGAGGAGTACGCCGACGCGACGCACAACGTCCCCGCGTACCGCGTCCGCGCCGACCCGTTCCGCGAGTGGTCGAGCGACGACGGCGAGCCGACGGGGTCGGCGGGCAAGCCGGCGCTGAACGTGCTCCAGCAGAACGACGTGGAGAACGTCGCGGTCGTCGTCACCCGGTACTACGGCGGGACGAACCTCGGCGTCGGCGGCCTCGCGCGGGCCTACTCCCGCGCCGTCAAGGACGTGCTGGACGAGGCGGGCGTCGTCGAGCGCGAGCCGCACGAGACGGTCGCCGTCACGGTCGACTACGACGACTCCGGGACGGTCCGCGGGCTGTTAGAGAGCGCCGGCGTCGAGTTCGACGCCGACTACGCGGAGCGCGTCCGGTTCGAGGCGCGGGTCCCCGTCGCGGAGGCCGACGACCTGCGCGACCGCATCCGGAGCGCGACGAGCGGGCGGGCGGACCCGTAG
- a CDS encoding inorganic phosphate transporter → MVELLLVVGLAVAVFVGFNIGGSSTGVAFGPAVGSGVVSKLAAGGLMAVFALLGGWTVGRNVVETMGGQIVPSGLFTLEVSITVLFFIGFALFLSNVVGVPASTSMTAVGAIAGLGVATGTLDAAVMLEIVSWWIVAPVIAFWVSGVIGRYFYPALVGRFEVTQTEGNLLTFDRSGAFPRPSLGPNTTLREFVGTALVIVIGCYMAFSAGASNVANAVAPLVGNGSLSMNAGILLGGGAIGVGAVTIARRTLDTMGNDLTELPLLAALVVEVVSATLITVLSLLGIPASFVVVATMSILGLGWGRATRTATVRDTVRGEGPERISVGALAADSADDGAATVGNPTPERDDGGTEEVPKIGDEEADDIPQASDLFEPATTARVIALQNVVPAIATIAAFLVFQFVPGLAG, encoded by the coding sequence ATGGTAGAACTTCTCCTAGTCGTCGGTCTTGCCGTCGCGGTCTTCGTCGGATTCAACATCGGAGGTTCCTCGACCGGCGTCGCGTTCGGTCCCGCGGTCGGGAGCGGCGTCGTCTCGAAGCTCGCGGCCGGGGGGCTGATGGCCGTGTTCGCCCTGCTCGGCGGGTGGACCGTCGGCCGCAACGTCGTCGAGACGATGGGTGGGCAGATCGTCCCGTCGGGCCTGTTCACGCTGGAAGTGAGCATCACGGTGCTTTTCTTCATCGGGTTCGCGCTGTTCCTCTCGAACGTCGTCGGCGTGCCAGCGTCGACGTCGATGACGGCCGTCGGCGCCATCGCCGGTCTCGGCGTCGCGACGGGGACGCTCGACGCCGCGGTGATGCTGGAGATCGTCTCCTGGTGGATCGTCGCGCCGGTGATCGCCTTCTGGGTCAGCGGCGTCATCGGCCGGTACTTCTACCCGGCGCTGGTGGGGCGCTTCGAGGTGACCCAGACGGAGGGGAACCTCCTCACGTTCGACCGGTCCGGCGCCTTTCCGCGGCCCTCGCTGGGGCCGAACACGACGCTCCGGGAGTTCGTCGGGACGGCGCTCGTGATCGTCATCGGCTGTTACATGGCGTTCTCGGCCGGCGCGAGCAACGTCGCCAACGCGGTCGCCCCCCTCGTCGGTAACGGCTCGCTCTCGATGAACGCCGGCATCCTGCTCGGCGGCGGCGCCATCGGCGTCGGCGCGGTCACCATCGCCCGCCGCACGCTCGACACGATGGGCAACGACCTGACCGAGCTCCCGCTTCTGGCGGCGCTGGTGGTCGAGGTCGTGAGCGCGACGCTCATCACGGTGCTGTCCCTGCTCGGCATCCCGGCGAGCTTCGTCGTCGTGGCGACGATGAGCATCCTCGGCCTCGGGTGGGGGCGGGCGACCCGGACGGCGACCGTCCGCGACACGGTGCGGGGCGAGGGCCCGGAGCGCATCTCGGTCGGCGCGCTCGCCGCCGACTCGGCCGACGACGGCGCGGCGACGGTCGGCAACCCCACGCCGGAGCGCGACGACGGCGGCACGGAGGAGGTCCCGAAGATCGGCGACGAGGAGGCCGACGACATCCCGCAGGCCTCCGACCTGTTCGAGCCCGCGACCACCGCCCGGGTGATCGCGCTCCAGAACGTGGTGCCCGCCATCGCGACCATCGCCGCCTTCCTCGTCTTCCAGTTCGTCCCCGGACTGGCGGGATAG
- the hisB gene encoding imidazoleglycerol-phosphate dehydratase HisB, with protein sequence MTDRTAAATRETAETEIEVTLGVDGDGESTVDTGIGFFDHMLESFAKHGLFDLTVRCDGDLEIDDHHTVEDVAIVLGEAFDEALGDRARIERFADRKVPLDEAVAGIVVDVSGRPVFRFDGEFSQASVGGMTSHMAKHFLRSLATNAGLTLHAEVTGENAHHEIEALFKATARALDDATRLDERRAGTPSTKGEL encoded by the coding sequence ATGACGGACCGCACGGCCGCCGCGACCCGCGAGACGGCGGAGACGGAGATCGAGGTGACCCTCGGCGTGGACGGCGACGGCGAGTCGACCGTGGACACCGGGATCGGCTTCTTCGACCACATGCTCGAATCGTTCGCCAAGCACGGCCTGTTCGACCTGACGGTGCGGTGCGACGGCGACCTGGAGATCGACGACCACCACACCGTCGAGGACGTCGCCATCGTGCTCGGCGAGGCGTTCGACGAGGCGCTCGGCGACCGCGCGCGCATCGAGCGCTTCGCCGACCGGAAGGTGCCGCTGGACGAGGCCGTCGCCGGCATCGTCGTCGACGTGAGCGGCCGGCCCGTATTCCGCTTCGACGGCGAGTTCTCGCAGGCGAGCGTCGGCGGGATGACGAGTCACATGGCGAAGCACTTCCTGCGCTCGCTCGCGACCAACGCCGGCCTCACGCTCCACGCCGAGGTGACCGGCGAGAACGCCCACCACGAGATCGAGGCGCTGTTCAAGGCGACCGCCCGCGCGCTGGACGACGCCACCCGCCTCGACGAGCGCCGCGCGGGCACGCCGAGCACGAAAGGCGAGCTCTAA
- a CDS encoding winged helix-turn-helix domain-containing protein: protein MEDPRPTGSPLDAAADIADSHVVDAFKLLSNETRLAILLALWEEYEPFADGNTVAFSELLDRVEYDTSGNFSYHLQKLEGHFVETTADGYRLKQAGHRIVRAIIAGRGLADVTLPPTEIDADCTMCGEPLAIAYENEHLYTVCTGCGGKFSAGEEKPSGTVMGFAFDPAGLARSSAEEIFAASTFRAMQKFTMQMGGLCPDCSGPVDSSIHVCEDHDSDGICTNCGRRDEIKGRWVCTVCKNSGHGPPGDNLVLHPRVVAFYADRGVDIGYNTTDFETIVRTLELMTTHDQELVSTDPLRVRVTVRYGGDELRLVIDESMDVVDVEA, encoded by the coding sequence ATGGAGGATCCGCGTCCGACTGGTTCACCGCTTGACGCGGCCGCTGACATCGCAGACTCTCACGTAGTCGACGCTTTCAAACTGCTGAGTAACGAGACGCGACTCGCCATCTTGCTGGCTCTCTGGGAGGAGTACGAACCGTTCGCCGACGGAAACACCGTGGCGTTCTCAGAGCTGTTAGACCGGGTGGAGTACGACACCTCCGGGAACTTCAGTTATCACCTCCAGAAGCTGGAGGGTCACTTCGTAGAGACGACGGCCGACGGGTACCGGTTGAAACAGGCGGGTCACAGGATCGTCCGAGCGATAATCGCAGGACGGGGCCTCGCGGACGTTACTCTTCCGCCGACCGAGATCGACGCCGACTGCACGATGTGCGGCGAACCGCTTGCGATCGCCTACGAGAACGAGCACTTGTACACGGTCTGTACCGGGTGTGGCGGGAAGTTTTCCGCCGGCGAAGAGAAGCCGTCGGGTACCGTCATGGGGTTCGCGTTCGATCCCGCGGGCCTGGCGCGCTCCTCCGCCGAGGAGATCTTCGCCGCATCGACGTTCCGGGCGATGCAGAAGTTCACGATGCAGATGGGCGGTCTCTGTCCCGACTGCTCGGGACCGGTCGATAGCTCGATCCACGTCTGTGAAGACCACGACTCGGACGGGATCTGCACGAACTGCGGCCGGAGAGACGAGATCAAGGGGCGGTGGGTGTGTACCGTCTGCAAGAATTCCGGCCACGGCCCTCCGGGAGACAACCTCGTCCTGCACCCCCGCGTCGTGGCGTTCTACGCGGATCGCGGGGTCGATATCGGATACAACACGACCGATTTCGAGACGATCGTCCGGACTCTCGAGCTGATGACGACACACGACCAAGAACTCGTCTCTACGGACCCGCTACGCGTTCGCGTCACGGTGCGGTACGGGGGTGACGAGCTGCGGCTGGTGATCGACGAGTCGATGGACGTCGTAGACGTCGAGGCCTGA
- a CDS encoding S9 family peptidase — translation METIDANDYRDLAKVSDPRVSPGGERVAFVRTVPDDDEEYEATVYVVPLGGGDARRFTVSDGVDADPRWSPSGDRLAFASTRGEGDRQQLWVMPADGGEARRVTSVVGDVSSVAWGPDGDRIAFTQRVSDADREAGRDRDADPEYDPDPPDPRVIDRTVYRAAEEYADGRRSQVYLLDLADESVAAVTTADRDAVSPTWGDAGTLYYARKRGEDPDDSVEWDLVAHDVSADEAETVGETSGWQPRLAATGDGRLAHTYTPAERASMRQTEVRVIDGAGSDSATLTADLDRTVERESGLHWDADGERVYFLTPDEGSVVLRRVRADGSEDAEVVAGEGGHVAAASVGEDVVAYVQSEWDHPGDVFATTPAGAERRRLTRINADYLDGRAVAQPEEVRFERDGTELQGWLLTPPGADGGEYPLVVEVHGGPHAMWSTGGTVWHEFQTLAARGYAVFWCNPRGSTGYGEAFAEAIAGDWGDVTLGDVLAGVDETIDRDAVDADRQFVTGGSFGGYLTAWALAETDRFDAGVAQRGVYDLVSFYGSSDAYRLVEWEFDAVPWADPETLYEHSPAVRADGIDAPTLVLHADRDYRVPAGGAELLYRTLRKRGVDTRMVRYPREGHELSRSGEPAHVVDRIERIARWFDGYGGADVPPALERERNAGLSAENESVENE, via the coding sequence ATGGAGACCATCGACGCGAACGACTACCGCGATCTGGCGAAGGTGTCCGACCCGCGCGTCTCGCCGGGCGGCGAGCGGGTCGCCTTCGTCCGAACGGTCCCGGACGACGACGAGGAGTACGAGGCGACGGTGTACGTCGTCCCCCTCGGCGGCGGCGACGCGCGACGGTTCACCGTGAGCGACGGCGTCGACGCGGACCCCCGGTGGAGCCCCTCGGGCGACAGGCTGGCGTTCGCCAGCACGCGCGGGGAGGGCGATCGCCAGCAGCTGTGGGTGATGCCCGCCGACGGCGGGGAGGCCCGGCGGGTCACCAGCGTGGTCGGCGACGTGTCGAGCGTCGCGTGGGGGCCGGACGGTGACCGAATCGCCTTCACTCAGCGGGTGAGCGACGCGGACCGCGAGGCCGGGCGGGATCGCGACGCCGACCCGGAGTACGACCCCGACCCGCCGGACCCGCGGGTGATCGACCGGACGGTGTACCGCGCCGCGGAGGAGTACGCCGACGGCCGGCGCTCGCAGGTGTACCTGCTCGACCTCGCCGACGAGTCGGTCGCGGCGGTGACGACGGCCGACCGGGACGCCGTCTCGCCGACGTGGGGCGACGCGGGGACGCTGTACTACGCTCGGAAGCGGGGCGAGGACCCGGACGACAGCGTCGAGTGGGACCTGGTCGCGCACGACGTTTCGGCCGACGAGGCGGAGACGGTCGGCGAGACGTCGGGCTGGCAACCTCGCCTCGCGGCGACCGGCGACGGCCGTCTCGCGCACACGTACACGCCGGCGGAGCGCGCGTCGATGCGACAAACGGAGGTGCGAGTCATCGACGGCGCGGGGAGCGACTCCGCGACCCTCACCGCCGACCTCGACCGGACGGTCGAGCGGGAGTCGGGGCTCCACTGGGACGCCGACGGGGAGCGCGTCTACTTCCTGACGCCGGACGAGGGGTCGGTCGTCCTCCGGCGCGTCCGGGCCGACGGGAGCGAGGACGCCGAGGTGGTCGCCGGCGAGGGCGGCCACGTCGCGGCGGCGTCGGTCGGCGAGGACGTGGTGGCGTACGTTCAGAGCGAGTGGGACCACCCCGGCGACGTGTTCGCGACGACGCCCGCGGGGGCGGAGCGCCGCCGCCTCACCCGGATCAACGCCGACTACCTCGACGGCCGGGCGGTCGCACAGCCCGAGGAGGTCCGGTTCGAGCGCGACGGGACGGAGCTACAGGGCTGGCTGCTGACTCCGCCCGGCGCGGACGGCGGGGAGTACCCGCTGGTCGTCGAGGTCCACGGCGGCCCGCACGCGATGTGGTCGACCGGCGGGACGGTGTGGCACGAGTTCCAGACGCTCGCCGCCCGCGGCTACGCCGTGTTCTGGTGCAACCCGCGCGGGTCGACGGGGTACGGCGAGGCGTTCGCCGAGGCGATCGCGGGCGACTGGGGCGACGTGACGCTCGGCGACGTGCTCGCGGGCGTCGACGAGACGATCGACCGCGACGCAGTCGACGCCGACCGGCAGTTCGTCACCGGCGGCAGCTTCGGCGGCTACCTGACGGCGTGGGCGCTCGCAGAGACCGACCGGTTCGACGCCGGCGTCGCCCAGCGCGGGGTGTACGACCTCGTCTCCTTCTACGGGTCGTCGGACGCCTACCGGCTCGTCGAGTGGGAGTTCGACGCGGTGCCGTGGGCGGACCCCGAGACGCTGTACGAGCACTCGCCGGCGGTCCGCGCCGACGGTATCGACGCGCCGACGCTCGTGCTCCACGCCGACCGGGACTACCGGGTGCCGGCCGGCGGCGCGGAACTGCTCTACCGGACGCTCCGCAAGCGCGGCGTCGACACCCGGATGGTGCGGTACCCGCGCGAGGGCCACGAGCTCTCCCGGAGCGGCGAACCGGCCCACGTCGTCGACCGCATCGAACGCATCGCGCGCTGGTTCGACGGCTACGGCGGGGCCGACGTTCCGCCGGCGCTGGAGCGGGAGCGGAACGCGGGACTGTCGGCCGAGAACGAGAGCGTCGAGAACGAGTAA
- the fer gene encoding ferredoxin Fer: protein MPTVEYLNYEVLDDHGWDMDDDDLFEQAADAGLDDEDYGTLDVNEGEYILEAAEAQGYDWPFSCRAGACANCAAIVFEGEIDMDMQQILSDEEVEEKGVRLTCIGSPDADEVKIVYNAKHLDYLQNRVI from the coding sequence ATGCCCACGGTAGAATACCTCAACTACGAAGTACTGGACGACCACGGCTGGGACATGGACGACGACGATCTCTTCGAGCAGGCCGCCGACGCCGGCCTCGACGACGAGGACTACGGTACCCTCGACGTGAACGAGGGCGAGTACATCCTCGAAGCGGCCGAGGCCCAGGGCTACGACTGGCCCTTCTCGTGCCGCGCAGGCGCCTGCGCGAACTGCGCAGCCATCGTCTTCGAGGGCGAGATCGACATGGACATGCAGCAGATCCTCAGCGACGAGGAGGTCGAGGAGAAGGGCGTTCGCCTGACCTGCATCGGCTCCCCGGACGCCGACGAGGTCAAGATCGTCTACAACGCGAAGCACCTCGACTACCTGCAGAACCGCGTCATCTGA
- a CDS encoding GYD domain-containing protein produces the protein MPTYIAFHEHRKEGAQSIKQLPERLEQAKEIANSMDCDVEYYLTNGRYDSVVVVDAPDERTAKQLALGVTSAGTVSTEFQRAFRESEVEELTEGVPEA, from the coding sequence ATGCCAACGTACATCGCGTTCCACGAGCACAGGAAAGAGGGCGCCCAGAGTATCAAACAGCTGCCGGAACGGCTCGAACAGGCGAAAGAGATCGCGAACTCCATGGACTGCGACGTCGAGTACTACCTCACCAACGGCCGGTACGACTCGGTCGTCGTCGTCGATGCGCCCGACGAGCGGACTGCGAAGCAGTTAGCGCTCGGCGTCACGAGCGCCGGCACCGTGTCGACGGAGTTCCAGCGGGCATTTCGCGAATCTGAAGTCGAAGAGCTGACCGAAGGGGTCCCGGAGGCGTGA